Proteins from a genomic interval of Lacticaseibacillus pabuli:
- a CDS encoding type II toxin-antitoxin system Phd/YefM family antitoxin yields MLVLGIEETRKNLTRLVTKVNDDDKPVLILEPDKANNAVLMSKREYDALLQTLAVMVREQGQFVPVDEP; encoded by the coding sequence ATGTTAGTGCTTGGCATTGAGGAAACACGGAAGAACTTGACACGATTGGTGACAAAAGTGAACGACGATGACAAACCGGTACTGATATTAGAACCTGACAAGGCCAACAACGCTGTTCTCATGAGCAAACGGGAGTATGATGCACTACTGCAAACCCTGGCTGTCATGGTCCGGGAACAAGGTCAGTTCGTTCCAGTGGATGAA